AGCTTGATAGGGCTGCGGTTCGCCGCATGCTGGGCCTGTAGCCCCCCTCTACGGTACAGCCTTTGATCTGTACCGTAGGGGAGGGGCTGAGGACAAGGATAGATATGTCTCTAGGCCCTACCGGTTCAGGGTCTTCGTGCCGTGCCCTCAAAAAAAGGCAATGCCCATGCCTTAGATAGAGAGGAAGCTCTGAATGTTACCGTCAAAACTAAGCCTCCACGGCTATAGCCGCGTATCATCGTCGGTTAACCGAGCGTGCACTCTTCGCGCGCACCAAGAACACCTGAACCGTACTCAGAAGATCATCACCGTTGCGTACCCACCAGATCACCTTAGCTCAGCTTGAATCGCACCTTTGGGTATCCGCCAACATCCTGCGCGGCCCGGTGGACGCAGCTGACTTCAAGACCTACATCTTTCCGCTGCTCTTCTTCAAACGCATCTGCGATGTCTGGGACGAGGAATACGCCGAGATCGTCGAGGAGAGCGGCGACGCAGAGCTGGCACTGTTCCCCGAGTCGCACCGCTTCCAGATCCCCGAGTTCTGCCACTGGGAGGACGTGCGGGAAAAGTCGGTCAATGTCGGCTCAGCCCTGCAGTGGGCCATGCGCGCCATCGAGCGAGCCAACCCCGAAACCCTCTACGGTGTGTTCGGCGACGCCCAGTGGACCAACAAGGAGCGCCTCTCGGATGCGCTGCTGAAAGACCTGATCGAGCACTTCTCGCGCCTGCCCCTGGGTAACCGCAACGTGGCATCTGACGTGCTGGGGGACGCCTACGAGTATCTGATCAAGAAGTTCGCCGACGCCACCAACAAGAAGGCTGGTGAGTTCTATACCCCGCGCAGCGTGGTGCGCCTGATGATCGAGATGCTCGATCCGAAAGAAGGCGAAACCATCTACGACCCTGCCTGCGGTACGGGCGGCATGCTGCTGGCCGCTGTCCAGCACGTGAAGGAGCAGCACGGCGACGTCAAACGCTTGTGGGGCAAGCTCTACGGCCAGGAAAAGAACCTAACCACCTCCGCCATCGCCCGGATGAACCTGTTCCTGCATGGCATCGAAGACTTCCAGATCGTTCGCGGCGACACCCTGCGCAACCCGGCGTTCTACGATGTCGACCGCCTGGCCACCTTCGACTGCGTGATTGCCAACCCGCCGTTCTCGTTGGAGAAGTGGGGGGAAGAGCTGTGGGCGAACGATCCCTTTGGGCGAAACTTCGCCGGTGTACCGCCGTCCGGCTCCGGCGACTTCGCCTGGGTCCAGCACATGGTCAAGTCCATGGCCAAGGGCAACGGGCGCATGGCTGTGGTACTGCCGCAGGGGGCGCTGTTCCGCAAGGGTGTGGAAGGCACCATTCGCCAGAAGTTGCTGGAAATGGATCTGATCGAGGGCGTCATCGGACTGGCCCCGAACATCTTCTACGGCACCGGCC
This DNA window, taken from Pseudomonas sp. FeN3W, encodes the following:
- a CDS encoding class I SAM-dependent DNA methyltransferase, whose protein sequence is MRTHQITLAQLESHLWVSANILRGPVDAADFKTYIFPLLFFKRICDVWDEEYAEIVEESGDAELALFPESHRFQIPEFCHWEDVREKSVNVGSALQWAMRAIERANPETLYGVFGDAQWTNKERLSDALLKDLIEHFSRLPLGNRNVASDVLGDAYEYLIKKFADATNKKAGEFYTPRSVVRLMIEMLDPKEGETIYDPACGTGGMLLAAVQHVKEQHGDVKRLWGKLYGQEKNLTTSAIARMNLFLHGIEDFQIVRGDTLRNPAFYDVDRLATFDCVIANPPFSLEKWGEELWANDPFGRNFAGVPPSGSGDFAWVQHMVKSMAKGNGRMAVVLPQGALFRKGVEGTIRQKLLEMDLIEGVIGLAPNIFYGTGLAACILLLRLRKPEAKKRKVMIADASRLFRRGRAQNFLELEHAKQIQVWYEYFADVLDAVRIVDLDEIKAEGWTLNISRYVLPPLQEDIPPLPEAIAAFKEALNRCREAEERLVQVMTEGGWLQ